A genomic window from Bubalus bubalis isolate 160015118507 breed Murrah chromosome X, NDDB_SH_1, whole genome shotgun sequence includes:
- the NR0B1 gene encoding nuclear receptor subfamily 0 group B member 1 yields MAGEDHQWQGSILYNMLMSAKQVQATPEPPKARVGAACWGCSCGSEPPVDREGLTGAPATVLLYRCCFCGEDHPRQGSILYNLLMNAKQAQETPEAPEEGLGGACWGCSCGSEPPAGREGLTGVRTTVLLYRCCFCGEDHPRQGSILYSLLTSAKQTHVEPEAPEARPGGAWWDSSYSSRRLGGREELQGGQAGALPCRRCFCGEDHPRLGSLPCHVPPGAKPTDLAREAPPGTPWWDPARGVRRRVTLKSPQVVCEAASAGLLKTLRFVKYLPCFQVLPLDQQLVLLRSCWAPLLMLELAQDRLNFETVETSEASLLQSILATRRRETAGNEPPPQPPLLPHSVLPLEAEYLPSAAEVQTIKGFLAKCRSLDITTKEYAYLKGTVLFNPDLPGLQCVKYIQGLQWGTQQILSEHVRMTHGVYRARFAELNSALFLLRFISANTLAELFFRPIIGTVSMDDMMLEMLCAKL; encoded by the exons ATGGCGGGCGAGGACCATCAGTGGCAGGGCAGCATCCTGTACAACATGCTCATGAGCGCCAAGCAAGTGCAAGCGACCCCGGAGCCGCCCAAGGCACGGGTGGGGGCCGCGTGCTGGGGCTGCTCCTGTGGCTCTGAGCCCCCGGTGGACAGAGAGGGACTGACCGGTGCGCCGGCCACGGTGCTCCTGTACCGCTGCTGCTTTTGCGGGGAAGACCACCCGCGGCAGGGCAGCATCCTCTACAACCTGCTCATGAACGCCAAGCAAGCGCAGGAGACTCCGGAGGCGCCCGAGGAAGGACTGGGGGGCGCGTGCTGGGGCTGTTCCTGTGGCTCTGAGCCCCCGGCGGGCAGAGAGGGGCTGACCGGTGTGCGGACCACAGTGCTCCTGTACCGCTGCTGCTTCTGCGGGGAAGACCACCCGCGGCAGGGCAGCATTCTGTACAGCTTGCTCACCAGCGCCAAGCAGACGCACGTGGAGCCGGAAGCTCCCGAGGCACGGCCGGGGGGCGCGTGGTGGGACAGCTCTTACAGCTCGCGGAGGCTAGGGGGCCGAGAGGAACTGCAGGGCGGGCAGGCTGGTGCGCTCCCGTGCCGCCGCTGCTTTTGCGGCGAAGACCACCCGCGGCTGGGCAGCCTCCCCTGCCACGTGCCCCCGGGCGCCAAGCCGACGGACTTGGCTCGAGAGGCACCGCCGGGGACCCCCTGGTGGGACCCCGCGCGCGGCGTGCGGCGGCGGGTGACCCTCAAGAGCCCACAGGTGGTCTGCGAGGCCGCCTCGGCGGGCCTGTTGAAGACGCTGCGTTTCGTCAAGTACTTGCCCTGCTTCCAGGTGCTCCCCCTGGACCAGCAGCTAGTGCTGCTGCGCAGCTGCTGGGCGCCGCTGCTCATGCTGGAACTGGCCCAGGACCGCTTGAACTTTGAGACGGTGGAGACCTCTGAGGCCAGCCTGCTGCAGAGCATCCTCGCCACCAGGCGGCGGGAGACCGCGGGCAACGAGCCACCGCCCCAACCCCCACTGCTGCCGCACTCGGTCCTGCCGCTGGAGGCCGAGTATTTGCCGTCGGCCGCCGAGGTCCAAACCATCAAGGGCTTCCTTGCCAAGTGCCGGAGCCTGGATATAACTACCAAGGAGTACGCCTACCTCAAGGGGACCGTACTCTTCAACCCGG ACCTGCCAGGCCTGCAGTGCGTGAAGTACATCCAGGGACTTCAGTGGGGAACTCAACAGATACTGAGCGAACACGTCAGGATGACACATGGGGTGTACCGAGCCAGGTTTGCCGAACTGAACAGTGCCCTCTTCCTTCTGAGATTCATCAGTGCCAACACCCTGGCTGAACTGTTCTTCAGGCCCATCATTGGCACAGTCAGTATGGATGATATGATGCTGGAGATGCTCTGTGCAAAGTTGTGA